The genomic stretch CGCCGCCAACCCGGAGGGCACGCGCTGGACCGGCAAGTGCTGGTACGTCCACAACCTCCTCAAGTACGAATTCGACCTCCAATTCGACATCCCCGTCACTTATCCCGCCACCGCCCCGGAGATCGAGCTCCCTCAGCTCGATGGCAAAACCCAGAAGGTTATCTTCCTGCCTTTTGGTTTTTAACGTTGtccaatttcgatttttttttttgtttttgttttcaacTTATGGGTATTTGTGTTTGTGATGGGGTAGATGTATAGAGGAGGGAAGATATGCTTGACGGTGCATTTCAAGCCGCTCTGGGCCAAAAACTGGTAATATGTTTATTTTGTGCCTCTGTGGAGCTTGTGAGTGATCTCTGTGGTTTTGGGTGTTTGGGATGTTGATGGAGCTGAGTTTGTACCCCGATATTGTTCTCTACTTTATGTTTGTGTAATGTGTTGGGTTGGTTGAGGGACACAGCGGAAAAGCCAAAAGAATATCCTAGGAGTTTTCTTTATTTGGTTTCTTGGAAGCTTAGAGATCATCAATCTTTACTTAAGTGGTTCGAAATTTTTGGCTTCTAGGTTTAGTTGAATAATTGCTGTTTCACTTCGTTTTCTATTAACGGAGAAGAACAGGATTGTGTATGAGATAACGCAACGACTTGGAGCTGCTTCTATTCTGATAAGAGGAAGAAAATCAATTACAGATTCAAATTGTAGGGGAAGAGGAAGATTTCTTATTCTTGGGTTGTTAACAAACAATTTGTCAGCCTTCATGCCGTTGCTTGTACTTCTCATGAATGCTTGGCTGGTAGAAGAATTGGAAggaaggggttttttttttttttggagggggggagggagaggAACGAATCTTACTGTTTTGTTCTTATTAGCTTCTAAAATAGCTACTGAGATTGGCATCTTTGGTTCCCGGGAATTTCCTTTCGGTTTTATGATGCTACTGTCCCTCATCTTAGGATGGACTATGGAAATTGTTGACACTATAGATTTCAGAAGGCCATCTTAGTGCCTTTTGCTGTTAAAAAATGGTTCTTGATTTTTGTGCTAAATGTTTAATCACATGATTTGTTTGATGTGAACAACAGAAGTATTAGTTTGATATTTGAGCTGCTTCTTCATTTGGTGAAGATAATGTTCTTGAAATAGAGAGGTTCACTTTTTCTGTATCTTTTGTATATTCTGCGCGCTCAAATGTCTTGGTACAATTTTTGTGGAATTAATTTGCTCTCTACCTCCCCTAATTTTActaaaattttggctcaatggGGGTCTGAACTTTGTTGTCTCAAATTTTGGCAGCCCTCGTTTCGGTATAGCACATGCCCTTTGTTTGGGACTAGCTCCGTGGCTTGCAGCTGAGGTTCCTATACTTGTGGATTCTGGTATGATTAAGCACAAGGATGACACTCCATCATCCAATGAATCGTAactcattttgaacttttgagaCTGTAAAAGCATACCTTGATCAGTGACTAGTCTTGCTCAAAGAAAATAAGTAACTGTTTACTTACTCATCGATCTGGATTACATAAAGCCATGGATGAGTGCTGACATTGTTTGTTCTGACAATATACTTGTGCTTAGCTTCTCTTTAGTGAGATAAAGTTCCTTATATAACCATGAGAATAGTTATTTCTTTTCCGTGACAATTCAAGTATTGCTGATGATAGCCCTTACGTGAAGTGTCGTGTAAGCTGTGAGAATTGGACCTTCCTCTTCCCATTACATGTTTCAATGTGGCTTGAGCTGCACATGTTGGACATGAGCTGCCTAGCTAATCAGTGACTGTACATAGATGAAGAATTTTATCCTCCTTATCTCATCACCAGCCAATTGTTGAAGTATTTTGCGAAAGCCGTGTGAGAGTGATGTACATGGGCCTTCGCTGTCATCTGTTTTTTGAGTTTAATCAGACAAAATATGTCTGATCTCGACCTAGGGCCATCTTGGTTATGGGGAAGTATCTGATCCGCACTTGTCCACTGAATGGTCGTGTTCTTCCTAGAAGGCTTGAAATGATCATCTTCTGTTCCTCGTTTTCACCTGGACAGAAGCCAATTCAAAAGTAAAGCAACCCAAGCCAAAAAAATTTGCCCTTCTCTGTTTGTGCACATCGCTCCTTTCGGTCTGTATTCCCATTTGCTGGTCAATGCTCAAGAGCATGCCGACTTCCTCAAGTCAAGACAATCACAGACAACAAACATGACATAGGCAACATTAGTCTGTGTAACATCCCTGCTGGTGTACCTCCCTAACCACATGACTGAACCCCGTTATatattttgaga from Rhodamnia argentea isolate NSW1041297 chromosome 2, ASM2092103v1, whole genome shotgun sequence encodes the following:
- the LOC115746384 gene encoding ubiquitin-fold modifier-conjugating enzyme 1, whose product is MEGWDPSTKSTLTQIPLLATKAGPRDGGAWTQRLKEEYKALIAYTQMNKSNDNDWFRISAANPEGTRWTGKCWYVHNLLKYEFDLQFDIPVTYPATAPEIELPQLDGKTQKMYRGGKICLTVHFKPLWAKNCPRFGIAHALCLGLAPWLAAEVPILVDSGMIKHKDDTPSSNES